One Setaria italica strain Yugu1 chromosome II, Setaria_italica_v2.0, whole genome shotgun sequence DNA segment encodes these proteins:
- the LOC101773301 gene encoding putative phosphatidylglycerol/phosphatidylinositol transfer protein DDB_G0278295, whose amino-acid sequence MASKQSLRLVLAAVAVAACLLLLPAASAATSVEYCNKGKKYPVKVSGVEIVPDPVQPGQPATFKISASTDKTIKTGKLQIDVKYFFFSVHSETRDICGETTCPATGNFVLSHGQTLPSFTPPGSYTITMKMLGDNNEELSCISFGFSIGWVASS is encoded by the exons atggcgagcaagcagagcctccgcctcgtcctcgccgccgtcgccgtcgccgcctgcctcctcctcctccccgccgcctcggccgccaccTCCGTCGAGTACTGCA ATAAGGGGAAGAAGTACCCGGTGAAGGTGAGCGGGGTGGAGATCGTGCCCGATCCGGTCCAGCCCGGCCAGCCCGCCACCTTCAAAATCTCCGCTTCCACTG ATAAAACCATCAAGACGGGGAAGCTGCAAATTGATGTCaagtatttcttcttctccgtgcACTCGGAAACTCGCGACATCTGTGGAGAGACTACCTGTCCAGCAACTGGCAACTTCGTGCTCTCTCACGGGCAGACATTACCGAGTTTCACTCCACCG GGTTCTTACACCATCACCATGAAGATGCTGGGGGACAACAACGAGGAACTGAGCTGCATCTCGTTTGGGTTCAGCATCGGGTGGGTTGCTTCCAGCTGA
- the LOC101773715 gene encoding uncharacterized protein At5g39865, whose protein sequence is MIIKTLKARILRALKSSLPDESAGADSPPPSPTKPGARGIASVHAGDSFSDDASFFDAREAETPPKAPHTRHPSTCTEPLDEWELVDDPDGRAAPAPPADGPDPLLDFPARCPPGGEAAVVLYTTTLRGVRRTFEDCNGVRALLENLAVAFQERDVSMDRGLRDQLWSVTGEKAVPPRLFVRGRDVGGAAQVLALHEEGRLVPLLLPSVPAPDDKKLPAFGGKKGKCGACGGLRFVVCGECDGSRKVFDSGRSGGGGGARCRGCNENGLVMCPLCF, encoded by the coding sequence atgATCATCAAGACGCTGAAGGCGCGCATCCTGCGCGCGCTCAAGTCGTCCCTCCCCGACGAATCCGCCGGCGCGgactccccgccgccgtcccctacCAAGCCTGGCGCCCGCGGCATCGCGTCCGTCCACGCCGGCGACTCCTTCTCCGACGACGCGTCCTTCTTCGACGCGCGCGAGGCCGAGACGCCCCCCAAGGCCCCGCACACCCGCCACCCCTCCACCTGCACGGAGCCTCTGGACGAGTGGGAGCTCGTGGACGACCCGGACGGCCGCgcagcccccgcgccgccggcggacgGCCCGGACCCGCTGCTGGACTTCCCCGCCCGGTGCCCGCCGGGCGGGGAGGCCGCTGTGGTGCTCTACACCACGACGCTCCGCGGGGTGCGCCGCACGTTCGAGGACTGCAACGGCGTGCGCGCGCTGCTGGAGAACCTGGCCGTGGCGTTCCAGGAGCGCGACGTGTCCATGGACCGTGGCCTCCGGGACCAGCTGTGGTCGGTCACGGGGGAGAAGGCCGTGCCCCCGCGGCTATTCGTGCGGGGACGAgacgtcggcggcgcggcgcaggtGCTCGCGCTCCACGAGGAGGGCCGCCTCGTCCCCCTGCTGCTGCCGTCGGTGCCGGCGCCCGACGACAAGAAGCTCCCCGCCTTCGGAGGCAAGAAGGGCAAGTGCGGGGCGTGCGGGGGCCTGCGGTTCGTGGTGTGCGGCGAGTGCGACGGCAGCCGCAAGGTGTTCGACAGCGggcgcagcggcggtggcggcggcgcgcggtgccGCGGGTGCAACGAGAACGGCCTCGTCATGTGCCCGCTCTGCTTTTAG
- the LOC101758459 gene encoding ubiquitin carboxyl-terminal hydrolase 8 gives MLSPNQDGPQLPPRAAGCELPGVWLDSATDFDNAACRWWARVREEEAAGGVRYAATAAASPSYYGLRLLHSFLHPDLVLRLERGDGRAGAGAGGGSGGGGRSYALVPADELSRALARQNSGFGLQNKHSFAGDSAGAYPLVLRISVRETSILNLRISKKDNPVENYKRANKIFNVDSQPVHVWDFSGQTNLILMNEWNRLHHDCCHADQENLLEVQVYAMSDSLTSKIGGTNKENSGDVDDLSADSSYRSFGRAGSMGLIGLENLGNTCFMNSSIQCLAHTPKLVDYFLGDYARNINRTNPLGLNGELALAFGELLRSLWTTDRKPIAPHHFKEKIACFAPQFSGFNQHDSQELLAFLLDGLHEDLNQVKCKPYEEAKDASGRPDEEVADEYWSNHLARNDSVIVDTCHGQYKSTLTCPTCSKTSVTFDPFMYLSLPVPSTAKRTMTVTVFSTDGIREPCSYDVSVPKFGTLSDLVQALSIACLLGNDEILLVTEVYNNCIIRYLEEPSDSVSLLRDGDKLAAYRLPKKYEKSPLVVFTHQHMDEYSSGDNVTPQKKEFEAPLLATLPETVNGLLLQDIYLKLLNPFQLSKGANSLSGFAGSNGDPVDLMDGMPSDSDSNFQNIQLEDDTESSNCSTTDCEIRKGPSELYDMGTADSDKGANVEEFEFYLKNERGDGQQQKIDINEVDLLETIPSRLHVNVHWQQSASRQYDTSMLNNLPEIHKLELIPKGTEDSVALHGCLEAFLKEEPLGPEDMWYCPCCKKHQQAMKKLDLWRLPEVLVIHLKRFSYTQFTRNKLETFVDFPTTDLDLSCYIANKSEQPSSHYHLYAISNHYGNMGGGHYTASIYHEEGKGWYKFDDECVTPISEDGIKTSAAYVLFYRRE, from the exons ATGCTTAGTCCCAATCAGGATGGTCCTCAATTACCACCCCGAGCAGCTGGCTGCGAGCTCCCCGGTGTGTGGCTTGATTCCGCGACTGATTTCGACAATGCGGCGTGCAGGTGGTGGGCGCgggtgcgggaggaggaggccgcgggcgGGGTGCGGTAcgcggccaccgcggcggcctcgCCCTCCTACTACGGCCTCAGGCTCCTCCACAGCTTCCTGCACCCGGATCTCGTCCTCCGCCTCGAGCGCGGGGACGGCCGCGCGGGTGCCGGCGCTGGCGGAGGAAGCGGGGGAGGAGGACGCAGCTACGCGCTCGTCCCGGCCGACGAGCTCTCCAGGGCTCTCGCCAG GCAGAATTCTGGCTTTGGTCTGCAAAATAAGCATTCGTTTGCTGGAGATAGTGCTGGTGCTTATCCTTTGGTGCTTAGGATATCTGTCCGAGAAACAAGTATTCTGAATCTGAGGATCAGCAAAAAG GACAACCCAGTTGAGAACTACAAACGAGCAAACAAAATTTTCAATGTTGATTCTCAACCA GTTCATGTTTGGGATTTTTCAGGGCAGACAAACCTAATATTAATGAATGAATGGAATAGGCTACATCATGACTGTTGCCATGCAGATCAAGAG AATCTTCTGGAAGTGCAAGTCTATGCAATGTCCGATTCCTTAACATCCAAAATCGGAGGTACCAACAAAGAAAATtccggagatgttgatgatttgaGTGCTGATTCATCCTACAGAAGCTTTGGAAGAGCTGGCTCTATGGGGTTAATAGGATTGGAGAATCTTGGAAATACTTGCTTCATGAACAGTTCAATCCAATGTTTGGCTCACACGCCAAAGCTTGTTGATTATTTCCTTGGTGATTATGCCAGAAATATTAATCGGACTAATCCATTGGGATTGAAT GGTGAACTTGCTTTGGCGTTTGGAGAACTGTTGAGGAGCTTATGGACCACTGACAGAAAACcaattgcaccacatcatttcAAGGAAAAAATTGCCTGCTTTGCTCCTCAGTTCAGTGGCTTTAATCAGCATGATTCACAGGAGCTTCTTGCTTTTTTATTGGATGGTCTCCATGAAGATCTTAACCAGGTTAAGTGTAAACCATATGAAGAAGCAAAGGATGCAAGTGGCCGTCCTGACGAAGAAGTTGCAGATGAGTACTGGAGCAACCATTTAGCTCGAAATGATTCTGTGATAGTTGATACCTGCCAT GGACAATACAAATCTACATTAACTTGTCCTACTTGCAGTAAAACATCTGTCACATTTGACCCATTTATGTACTTATCTTTGCCCGTACCTTCCACGGCAAAGAGGACAATGACTGTAACAGTTTTCAGCACTGATGGTATCAGAGAACCATGCTCATATGATGTCAGTGTGCCCAAGTTTGGGACTCTTAGTGATCTTGTTCAGGCTTTAAGCATTGCTTGCTTACTTGGAAATGATGAGATCCTGCTTGTTACAGAG GTCTATAATAACTGCATCATTCGATACCTGGAGGAACCTTCTGATTCGGTTTCATTGCTAAGGGATGGAGATAAACTGGCAGCATACAGGCTACCCAAAAAATATGAGAAATCCCCACTTGTGGTTTTTACACACCAGCATATGGATGA GTATTCTAGTGGTGATAATGTAACTCCACAAAAGAAGGAATTTGAGGCCCCACTTCTGGCAACCCTTCCAGAGACAGTCAATGGATTATTGCTTCAGGATATCTACCTGAAATTGTTAAATCCATTTCAACTTTCCAAGGGGGCTAACTCACTTAGTGGTTTTGCAGGGTCTAATGGTGACCCTGTTGATCTGATGGATGGAATGCCTTCTGATTCAGACAGTAATTTTCAGAACATTCAATTGGAAGATGACACTGAAAGCAGTAACTGCAGTACTACTGATTGTGAAATAAGAAAAGGACCCAGTGAGTTATATGATATGGGTACAGCTGATTCTGACAAGGGAGCAAACGTGGAAGAGTTTGAattttacttaaaaaatgaaagGGGTGATGGCCAGCAACAGAAAATAGATATTAATGAAGTGGATTTGCTTGAGACAATACCAAGCCGGTTGCATGTGAATGTCCACTGGCAACAAAGTGCGTCAAGGCAATATGACACCTCAATGCTGAACAATCTACCTGAGATTCACAAGCTTGAGCTAATCCCGAAAGGAACTGAAGATTCTGTTGCACTACATGGTTGTCTGGAAGCCTTTCTAAAAGAGGAACCATTGGGTCCGGAAGACATGTG GTACTGTCCGTGctgcaagaagcatcaacaAGCGATGAAGAAATTGGATCTCTGGAGGCTGCCTGAAGTCCTTGTGATCCACCTCAAAAGGTTCTCGTACACTCAGTTCACAAGAAACAAGCTTGAGACATTTGTTGACTTTCCCACCACTGATTTGGATCTATCATGCTACATCGCCAACAAGAGTGAGCAGCCGAGCAGCCATTATCACTTGTATGCCATTAGCAACCACTACGGAAACATGGGAGGGGGGCATTACACCGCCAGCATCTAT CATGAGGAAGGGAAAGGATGGTATAAGTTTGATGATGAATGTGTAACTCCTATAAGTGAAGACGGTATAAAGACGTCCGCAGCTTATGTTCTGTTCTACAGACGAGAGTGA